In a genomic window of Struthio camelus isolate bStrCam1 chromosome 20, bStrCam1.hap1, whole genome shotgun sequence:
- the LHX2 gene encoding LIM/homeobox protein Lhx2 isoform X3, which yields MPSISSDRAALCAGCGGKISDRYYLLAVDKQWHMRCLKCCECKLNLESELTCFSKDGSIYCKEDYYRRFSVQRCARCHLGISASEMVMRARDLVYHLNCFTCTTCNKMLTTGDHFGMKDNLVYCRLHFETLIQGEYQVHFNHSDVAAGKGPALGAGSANTLGLPYYNGVGTVQKGRPRKRKSPGPGADLAAYNAALSCNENDGDHLDRDQQYPSNQKTKRMRTSFKHHQLRTMKSYFAINHNPDAKDLKQLAQKTGLTKRVLQVWFQNARAKFRRNLLRQENTGVDKTSDSTLQAGTPSGPASEISNASMSPSSTPTTLTDLTNPTMPTVTSVLTSVPGSLEVHESRSPSQTTLTNLF from the exons ATGCCTTCCATCAGCAGTGACCGGGCTGCCCTGTGCGCCGGCTGCGGGGGGAAAATCTCCGACCGTTATTACCTCCTGGCTGTGGATAAACAGTGGCACATGCGCTGCCTGAAGTGCTGTGAATGTAAACTCAACCTGGAGTCCGAGCtcacctgcttcagcaaggaCGGCAGCATCTATTGCAAAGAGGATTACTACAG GAGGTTTTCGGTGCAGAGATGTGCGAGATGTCACCTGGGGATTTCTGCCTCCGAAATGGTCATGAGGGCCAGGGATTTGGTATATCACCTAAATTGCTTTACTTGCACCACTTGCAACAAGATGCTGACCACCGGCGACCACTTTGGCATGAAAGACAATCTGGTGTATTGCCGCCTCCATTTCGAGACTCTCATCCAGGGGGAGTACCAGGTGCATTTCAATCACTCGGATGTAGCCGCTGGGAAGGGCCCAGCACTGGGAGCGGGCTCTGCCAATACTTTGGGACTGCCTTATTACAACGGCGTGGGGACTGTCCAGAAGGGGAGACCCAGGAAAAGGAAGAGCCCAGGGCCTGGGGCAGATCTGGCAGCCTACAATGCAG CTTTAAGTTGCAATGAAAACGATGGTGACCACCTGGATAGAGACCAGCAATACCCCAGCAATCAAAAAACAAAGCGTATGAGGACATCATTCAAACACCACCAGTTGCGGACAATGAAGTCATACTTTGCTATTAACCACAATCCTGATGCCAAGGACTTGAAACAGCTAGCTCAGAAAACCGGCCTGACCAAAAGAGTTCTTCAG GTTTGGTTTCAAAATGCTCGAGCCAAATTCAGACGGAACCTCTTACGTCAAGAAAACACAGGGGTGGATAAGACTTCAGATTCAACACTCCAAGCAGGGACCCCATCAGGTCCTGCCTCAGAAATATCCAATGCCTCCATGAGTCCATCCAGCACTCCCACTACCTTAACGGACTTGACTAATCCTACTATGCCTACTGTGACATCTGTCTTGACGTCAGTGCCCGGAAGTCTTGAGGTTCATGAATCTCGAAGTCCTTCACAGACAACTCTTACAAATCTTTTCTGA
- the LHX2 gene encoding LIM/homeobox protein Lhx2 isoform X2: MHGGGLRLMQVLGSCRDPDNCQQQQLLGASSSASSAMLFHSLSGSEMHGVIDEMDRRAKSEAPAISSAIDRGETETTMPSISSDRAALCAGCGGKISDRYYLLAVDKQWHMRCLKCCECKLNLESELTCFSKDGSIYCKEDYYRRFSVQRCARCHLGISASEMVMRARDLVYHLNCFTCTTCNKMLTTGDHFGMKDNLVYCRLHFETLIQGEYQVHFNHSDVAAGKGPALGAGSANTLGLPYYNGVGTVQKGRPRKRKSPGPGADLAAYNAALSCNENDGDHLDRDQQYPSNQKTKRMRTSFKHHQLRTMKSYFAINHNPDAKDLKQLAQKTGLTKRVLQVWFQNARAKFRRNLLRQENTGVDKTSDSTLQAGTPSGPASEISNASMSPSSTPTTLTDLTNPTMPTVTSVLTSVPGSLEVHESRSPSQTTLTNLF; encoded by the exons TGGGCTCCTGCAGGGACCCCGAcaactgtcagcagcagcagctactcggggcctcctcctctgcttcctcagcGATGCTTTTCCACAGTTTGTCCGGCTCGGAGATGCATGGGGTCATCGACGAGATGGATCGGAGAGCCAAAAGCGAAGCGCCAGCCATCAGCTCGGCTATAGACAGGGGAGAGACCGAAACG ACCATGCCTTCCATCAGCAGTGACCGGGCTGCCCTGTGCGCCGGCTGCGGGGGGAAAATCTCCGACCGTTATTACCTCCTGGCTGTGGATAAACAGTGGCACATGCGCTGCCTGAAGTGCTGTGAATGTAAACTCAACCTGGAGTCCGAGCtcacctgcttcagcaaggaCGGCAGCATCTATTGCAAAGAGGATTACTACAG GAGGTTTTCGGTGCAGAGATGTGCGAGATGTCACCTGGGGATTTCTGCCTCCGAAATGGTCATGAGGGCCAGGGATTTGGTATATCACCTAAATTGCTTTACTTGCACCACTTGCAACAAGATGCTGACCACCGGCGACCACTTTGGCATGAAAGACAATCTGGTGTATTGCCGCCTCCATTTCGAGACTCTCATCCAGGGGGAGTACCAGGTGCATTTCAATCACTCGGATGTAGCCGCTGGGAAGGGCCCAGCACTGGGAGCGGGCTCTGCCAATACTTTGGGACTGCCTTATTACAACGGCGTGGGGACTGTCCAGAAGGGGAGACCCAGGAAAAGGAAGAGCCCAGGGCCTGGGGCAGATCTGGCAGCCTACAATGCAG CTTTAAGTTGCAATGAAAACGATGGTGACCACCTGGATAGAGACCAGCAATACCCCAGCAATCAAAAAACAAAGCGTATGAGGACATCATTCAAACACCACCAGTTGCGGACAATGAAGTCATACTTTGCTATTAACCACAATCCTGATGCCAAGGACTTGAAACAGCTAGCTCAGAAAACCGGCCTGACCAAAAGAGTTCTTCAG GTTTGGTTTCAAAATGCTCGAGCCAAATTCAGACGGAACCTCTTACGTCAAGAAAACACAGGGGTGGATAAGACTTCAGATTCAACACTCCAAGCAGGGACCCCATCAGGTCCTGCCTCAGAAATATCCAATGCCTCCATGAGTCCATCCAGCACTCCCACTACCTTAACGGACTTGACTAATCCTACTATGCCTACTGTGACATCTGTCTTGACGTCAGTGCCCGGAAGTCTTGAGGTTCATGAATCTCGAAGTCCTTCACAGACAACTCTTACAAATCTTTTCTGA
- the LHX2 gene encoding LIM/homeobox protein Lhx2 isoform X1 produces the protein MHGGGLRLMQVLGSCRDPDNCQQQQLLGASSSASSAMLFHSLSGSEMHGVIDEMDRRAKSEAPAISSAIDRGETETQTMPSISSDRAALCAGCGGKISDRYYLLAVDKQWHMRCLKCCECKLNLESELTCFSKDGSIYCKEDYYRRFSVQRCARCHLGISASEMVMRARDLVYHLNCFTCTTCNKMLTTGDHFGMKDNLVYCRLHFETLIQGEYQVHFNHSDVAAGKGPALGAGSANTLGLPYYNGVGTVQKGRPRKRKSPGPGADLAAYNAALSCNENDGDHLDRDQQYPSNQKTKRMRTSFKHHQLRTMKSYFAINHNPDAKDLKQLAQKTGLTKRVLQVWFQNARAKFRRNLLRQENTGVDKTSDSTLQAGTPSGPASEISNASMSPSSTPTTLTDLTNPTMPTVTSVLTSVPGSLEVHESRSPSQTTLTNLF, from the exons TGGGCTCCTGCAGGGACCCCGAcaactgtcagcagcagcagctactcggggcctcctcctctgcttcctcagcGATGCTTTTCCACAGTTTGTCCGGCTCGGAGATGCATGGGGTCATCGACGAGATGGATCGGAGAGCCAAAAGCGAAGCGCCAGCCATCAGCTCGGCTATAGACAGGGGAGAGACCGAAACG CAGACCATGCCTTCCATCAGCAGTGACCGGGCTGCCCTGTGCGCCGGCTGCGGGGGGAAAATCTCCGACCGTTATTACCTCCTGGCTGTGGATAAACAGTGGCACATGCGCTGCCTGAAGTGCTGTGAATGTAAACTCAACCTGGAGTCCGAGCtcacctgcttcagcaaggaCGGCAGCATCTATTGCAAAGAGGATTACTACAG GAGGTTTTCGGTGCAGAGATGTGCGAGATGTCACCTGGGGATTTCTGCCTCCGAAATGGTCATGAGGGCCAGGGATTTGGTATATCACCTAAATTGCTTTACTTGCACCACTTGCAACAAGATGCTGACCACCGGCGACCACTTTGGCATGAAAGACAATCTGGTGTATTGCCGCCTCCATTTCGAGACTCTCATCCAGGGGGAGTACCAGGTGCATTTCAATCACTCGGATGTAGCCGCTGGGAAGGGCCCAGCACTGGGAGCGGGCTCTGCCAATACTTTGGGACTGCCTTATTACAACGGCGTGGGGACTGTCCAGAAGGGGAGACCCAGGAAAAGGAAGAGCCCAGGGCCTGGGGCAGATCTGGCAGCCTACAATGCAG CTTTAAGTTGCAATGAAAACGATGGTGACCACCTGGATAGAGACCAGCAATACCCCAGCAATCAAAAAACAAAGCGTATGAGGACATCATTCAAACACCACCAGTTGCGGACAATGAAGTCATACTTTGCTATTAACCACAATCCTGATGCCAAGGACTTGAAACAGCTAGCTCAGAAAACCGGCCTGACCAAAAGAGTTCTTCAG GTTTGGTTTCAAAATGCTCGAGCCAAATTCAGACGGAACCTCTTACGTCAAGAAAACACAGGGGTGGATAAGACTTCAGATTCAACACTCCAAGCAGGGACCCCATCAGGTCCTGCCTCAGAAATATCCAATGCCTCCATGAGTCCATCCAGCACTCCCACTACCTTAACGGACTTGACTAATCCTACTATGCCTACTGTGACATCTGTCTTGACGTCAGTGCCCGGAAGTCTTGAGGTTCATGAATCTCGAAGTCCTTCACAGACAACTCTTACAAATCTTTTCTGA